A stretch of Oryza brachyantha chromosome 4, ObraRS2, whole genome shotgun sequence DNA encodes these proteins:
- the LOC102700518 gene encoding U11/U12 small nuclear ribonucleoprotein 25 kDa protein encodes MDTGRSPSAAEEAIDSVSTKAEEVAAYHSSEAKRARLQSMLAALLDDPILADVPRKPSLADVDTLINLELGSAMRITVVKLDSTSFDVAVLNTATVKDLKMAIRKKINEIEQEQMGHRHISWKHIWDNYCLTHQSEKLMDDNFVLSSHGIRNNSKVSFLPHIMSRVYRKHSRRRKHRFFHGLSRKM; translated from the exons ATGGACACCGGGAGATCTCCCTCTGCGGCGGAGGAAGCCATAGATTCGGTCTCCACGAAGGCGGAGGAGGTCGCCGCTTACCATAGCAGCGAGGCCAAGCGGGCGAGGCTGCAGTCCATgctcgccgccctcctcgaCGATCCCATCCTCGCCGACGTGCCTCGGAAGCCCTCCCTCGCCGATGTCGACACGCTGATCAACCTCGAGCTCGGCAGCGCCATGAGGATAACCGTCGTCAAGCTGGATAGCACCTCCTTCG ATGTTGCAGTGCTGAACACAGCCACGGTCAAGGATTTGAAGATGGCTATCAGGAAGAAGATAAATGAGATCGAGCAAGAACAGATGGGCCATCGTCATATCTCATG GAAACATATTTGGGACAACTATTGTCTGACACATCAAAGTGAGAAGTTGATGGATGACAATTTTGTTCTTTCATCTCATGGCATTCGTAATAACTCCAAG GTTTCTTTCTTGCCGCACATTATGTCCAGAGTATATCGGAAGCACTCCCGAAGAAGAAAACACCGCTTTTTTCATGGTCTCAGTAGGAAGATGTGA
- the LOC102721075 gene encoding uncharacterized protein LOC102721075, which produces MGGAASSTGNPSPEAQEQREQEALASASLALPLLRAAFTRSAASLAEALSVPHGASSFRSDSPVPVPPHFQGLVARLGSAIASLFFSDLGSAGDAGWLEFLRGFNRCCARVPASQSLALVLRVYAAACADAGAPCGLQFHPDEDGEGKVVGELAPGEIAVLLWMCWVMAWSGSAPRVSGGQDEAKGEPVVLPDVTHLVLSALVSAGAVADDAGVWGWEVSGGGKGVKVQEFTSWVLSTASGLGNYLSRYVQERFRSCAADPVEERPVSTGNTSSCNPDVYLLTRGKAWAISLSLRNTLSEKILSASVIGMDTEDLLYRSSVHGKGLSRFWSCVEGYKGPVVILLSAFSSSGDADRRWGIGILTEEGLENKDTFYGSSGFLCSTYPIFRMLPPSGKEKNFTYCHLHPQIRVYEAKPKPVGLGFGGTIGNERIFLDEDFSKLMVRHHAVDKTYQHGSLIPNQGYLPVEASVLDVEVWGLGGEATRRQQDVYKKREDIFSEQRRKVDLKTFGNWEDSPEKMMMDMISDPNAVRREDR; this is translated from the exons ATGGGCGGGGCGGCGTCCTCCACCGGCAACCCTTCGCCGGAGGCGCAGGAGCAGCGGGAGCAGGAGGCCCTCGCGTCCGCCTCCCTCGCCCTCccgctcctccgcgccgccttCACCCGCTCGGCcgcttcgctggcggaggcgCTCTCCGTGCCCCACGGTGCCTCCTCCTTCCGATCCGACtcgccggtgccggtgccCCCGCACTTCCAGGGCCTCGTTGCTCGCCTCGGCTCCGCCATCGCCTCGCTCTTCTTCTCCGACCTCGGCTCCGCGGGGGACGCCGGGTGGCTGGAGTTTCTCAGGGGATTCAACCGCTGCTGCGCGCGCGTGCCGGCGTCGCAGTCGCTGGCGCTGGTCCTCCGCGTGTACGCCGCGGCCTGCGCCGATGCGGGTGCCCCCTGCGGCCTGCAGTTCCACCCGGATGAGGACGGCGAGGGGAAAGTCGTGGGGGAGCTGGCGCCGGGGGAGATCGCGGTGTTGCTCTGGATGTGCTGGGTCATGGCGTGGAGCGGTTCGGCTCCGAGGGTTTCGGGTGGTCAGGATGAGGCCAAGGGGGAACCCGTGGTGCTCCCGGACGTGACGCACCTGGTGCTGTCGGCCCTTGTGTCGGCGGGCGCCGTCGCGGATGACGCTGGTGTTTGGGGCTGGGAGGTCTCCGGTGGTGGGAAGGGAGTGAAGGTACAGGAGTTCACGTCGTGGGTGCTGTCCACGGCATCTGGGCTTGGCAACTACCTCTCGCGTTATGTGCAGGAAAGGTTCCGGTCATGCGCAGCTGATCCAGTAGAG GAGCGTCCTGTTTCAACTGGTAACACGTCATCTTGTAACCCTGATGTATATTTATTAACACGTGGGAAGGCATGGGCAATCTCTCTCAGCCTCAGAAACACGTTGAGTGAAAAAATTTTGTCAGCATCTGTCATTGGAATGGATACAGAAGACCTTCTTTATAG GTCGTCAGTTCATGGAAAAGGGCTGAGCCGGTTTTGGTCTTGTGTTGAGGGATATAAAGGACCAGTGGTAATTCTACTCTCAGCTTTCTCAAGTAGTGGTGATGCTGATAGAAGATGGGGCATTGGTATATTAACAGAGGAGGGCTTAGAGAACAAAGACACCTTCTATGGTAGCTCTGGCTTCCTGTGCTCGACATATCCAATATTCCGCATGCTTCCGCCATCTG GTAAGGAGAAAAACTTCACATATTGCCACCTCCATCCTCAGATAAGGGTCTATGAGGCAAAGCCAAAGCCTGTTGGTTTAGGATTTGGTGGAACAATTGGAAATGAGAGGATCTTTCTAGATGAGGACTTCTCTAAACTTATGGTTCGCCATCATGCTGTTGATAAGACTTACCAACATGGCTCTCTCATTCCCAATCAG GGCTACTTGCCTGTCGAGGCTTCAGTACTTGATGTTGAAGTATGGGGCCTTGGTGGAGAAGCAACGAGACGGCAACAAGATGTGTACAAGAAGAGGGAGGATATTTTCTCAGAACAGCGAAGAAAG GTTGATCTCAAAACATTTGGCAATTGGGAGGACTCTCCAGAGAAAATGATGATGGACATGATTTCTGATCCAAATGCAGTTCGACGAGAGGACCGTTGA
- the LOC102720518 gene encoding zinc finger CCCH domain-containing protein 30 produces the protein MMGSRRSRRVSWAAGGNLCKVRLFLSEDSPSQAGLRPQDNLQAKGSWLLHAAGPSADDSLPPGFESLPPSNNLKIDISQIPLIRWKCPPHILLDQDWHIVSGEESKEIEIQNERINGVLEAIYPRPSNIPPNPFLSSDVKDSHFDDSKTLLVPLIPLEDDDASDQLEGPPLDLPNNYQLSDKYDSANINAQRVSKTPITTEQQQPCGYIGAISSGITIQPDVEAAARAIIQTVQSNQNGSMIDKDLLFKILSDPSQLERLMKECGPTRPEQSSSSSAVSPSVSIPPPQITANAPAPFSDHMGTFHSTNPTLPPPPPMMNRLPSTIPSVDMNPLPSSSPAMNYGSVPARGIGYYKTLIHQHGGERQEHPFEQHGMQFGMYRQPGPPQNGGVDGINGASMVSRDAKVRPMKPCAYFNGPKGCRNGANCTFLHDASAPTRKDQKQKGSKRIKLDNAIGGRN, from the exons ATGATGGGGTCGAGGCGATCCAGGCGCGTTTCATGGGCTGCCGGAGGCAATCTCTGCAAG GTAAGGCTGTTTCTGTCCGAGGACTCACCTTCTCAAGCTGGATTAAGACCGCAGGATAATCTCCAAGCAAAAGGCTCATGGTTACTGCATGCAGCTGGCCCAAGTGCAGATGATTCCTTGCCTCCAGGCTTTGAGTCATTGCCACCGAGCAACAACCTTAAAATTGACATATCTCAAATCCCTCTAATTAGGTGGAAATGCCCCCCACAT ATATTGTTGGACCAAGATTGGCACATCGTTTCTGGAGAAGAAAGCAAGGAGATTGAAATTCAAAATGAGAGAATAAATGGAGTGCTCGAGGCTATTTACCCACGTCCATCAAACATCCCCCCCAA CCCGTTTCTTTCTTCTGATGTGAAAGATTCACACTTTGATGATTCAAAAACCCTGTTGGTTCCTTTGATCCCtcttgaagatgatgatgcttCAGATCAATTAGAAGGACCACCCCTTGATCTACCAAACAATTACCAGCTATCAGATAAGTATGATTCTGCGAATATTAATGCCCAACGAGTTTCAAAGACTCCTATTACCACTGAGCAACAGCAACCCTGTGGATACATTGGCGCAATAAGCTCTGGAATCACCATTCAGCCTGATGTGGAGGCTGCAGCCCGTGCAATAATACAAACAGTACAAAGCAATCAAAATGGGAGTATGATTGACAAGGATCTACTCTTCAAAATACTAAGTGATCCTTCACAACTTGAGAGGTTAATGAAAGAATGTGGCCCAACTAGACCTGAACAATCATCTAGTAGTTCTGCTGTTTCCCCATCAGTATCAATCCCACCTCCCCAAATAACTGCAAATGCTCCTGCCCCCTTCTCTGATCATATGGGAACCTTCCACAGTACGAACCCTACTctgccacctccaccaccgaTGATGAATCGGTTACCTTCAACCATTCCTTCAGTTGATATGAATCCTCTGCCAAGTTCAAGCCCAGCAATGAACTACGGAAGCGTCCCAGCGAGGGGTATAGGTTATTACAAAACTCTCATCCATCAGCATGGAGGGGAGAGACAGGAACATCCATTTGAGCAGCATGGAATGCAGTTTGGTATGTACCGTCAACCTGGTCCTCCCCAAAATGGCGGTGTGGATGGCATCAATGGTGCTTCTATGGTGAGCAGAGATGCCAAGGTGAGACCAATGAAACCTTGTGCATACTTTAACGGCCCAAAGGGTTGTCGGAACGGTGCTAATTGCACGTTTCTACATGATGCGTCCGCCCCAACAAGGAAAGATCAGAAGCAAAAGGGatcaaaaagaataaaattagACAACGCAATAGGCGGTCGAAATTGA
- the LOC107304040 gene encoding PHD finger-like domain-containing protein 5A produces the protein MAKHHPDLIMCRKQPGIAIGRLCEKCDGKCVICDSYVRPCTLVRVCDECNYGSFQGRCVICGGVGISDAYYCKECTQQEKDRDGCPKIVNLGSAKTDLFYERKKYGFKKR, from the coding sequence ATGGCAAAGCATCATCCTGATCTCATCATGTGCAGAAAGCAGCCTGGCATTGCTATTGGTCGTTTGTGTGAGAAATGTGATGGCAAGTGTGTCATATGTGACTCCTATGTGCGCCCATGTACACTTGTCCGAGTCTGTGATGAGTGCAACTATGGCTCATTCCAGGGCAGGTGTGTCATCTGTGGAGGGGTCGGCATCTCAGATGCCTACTACTGCAAGGAGTGCACTCAGCAAGAGAAGGACCGAGATGGATGTCCCAAGATTGTCAATCTTGGAAGTGCCAAAACCGATCTCTTCTATGAACGGAAGAAGTATGGTTTTAAGAAAAGATGA
- the LOC102720794 gene encoding WUSCHEL-related homeobox 1-like, with amino-acid sequence MDRVQPQQQQQQRQVGGGEEVAGRSGGGGGGGVSVCRPSGTRWTPTTEQIKILRELYYSCGIRSPNSEQIQRIAGMLRQYGRIEGKNVFYWFQNHKARERQKKRLTTLDVNTAAADASQLAFLSLSPTGATAMAPSFPGPYVGNGGAVSAAQTDQATVSWDCTAMATERTFLQDFMGVSSAGAAAAPTPWAITTREPETLPLFPVGGGGGGQECVGHGNLQRWGSAAAAAATTTATAQQHQLLQQHNFYSSSSSSNQLPSQDGSAAGTSLELTLSSYCTPYPAGSSM; translated from the exons ATGGATCGCGTGCAgcctcagcagcagcagcagcagaggcaGGTTGGTGGAGGAGAAGAGGTGGCGGGGAggagtggtggtggcggtggaggaggcgtgTCCGTgtgccggccgagcgggacgCGGTGGACGCCGACGACGGAGCAGATCAAGATCCTGCGGGAGCTGTACTACAGCTGCGGCATCCGGTCGCCCAACTCGGAGCAGATCCAGCGGATCGCCGGCATGCTGCGCCAGTACGGCCGCATCGAGGGCAAGAACGTCTTCTACTGGTTCCAGAACCACAAGGCCCGGGAGCGCCAGAAGAAGCGCCTTACCACGCTCGACGTcaacaccgccgccgccgacgccagcCAGCtcgccttcctctccctctcgcctACAG GTGCGACGGCCATGgctccctccttcccgggccccTACGTCGGCAATGGCGGCGCCGTCTCAGCGGCGCAGACGGATCAGGCCACTGTCAGCTGGGACTGCACTGCCATGGCTACCGAGAGAACCTTCCTGCAG GACTTCATGGGCGTgagcagcgccggcgccgcggccgctccGACGCCGTGGGCGATCACGACTCGGGAACCCGAGACGCTCCCGCTCTTCccagtcggcggcggcggcggcggccaagaATGCGTCGGCCACGGCAACCTCCAGCGCTGGggttctgctgctgctgcagctgctacCACCACCGCTACAGCCCAGCAGCATCAGCTACTGCAGCAGCACAACTtttacagcagcagcagcagcagcaaccagcTGCCCAGCCAAGATGGATCAGCTGCAGGCACATCCCTGGAGCTCACTCTCAGCTCCTACTGCACCCCTTACCCTGCAGGCTCCTCCATGTGA
- the LOC102700795 gene encoding auxin response factor 11, whose amino-acid sequence MASSQEKAKSGVLRNAAALLDEMQLLGEAQGAKKVINSELWHACAGPLVCLPQRGSLVYYFPQGHSEQVAATTRKIPNSRIPKYPNLPSQLLCQVHNTTLHADKDTDEVYAQMTLQPVNSETDVFPIPTLGTYTKSKHPTEYFCKNLTASDTSTHGGFSVPRRAAEKLFPQLDYSMQPPNQELIVRDLHDNMWTFRHIYRGQPKRHLLTTGWSLFVGAKRLKAGDSVLFIRDEKSQLLLGVRRATRQQTTLSSSVLSTDSMHIGVLAAAAHAASSGNSFTIYYNPRTSPSPFVIPVARYNKATYMQPSVGMRFAMMFETEESSKRRYTGTIVGISDYDPMRWPSSKWRNLQVEWDEHGYGERPERVSIWDIETPENTLVFPSSTLNSKRQCLPGYGVPGMEIGSGNISSFQRAQSNPYGNLQHIPAVGSELAIMLLNQSGQNLGSPLSYQQSSYSTIIQNVKQSYIPPLEISNSASSMKQGSMASDDAQHQFHMANMQNGDLENSEVQPVIDSISESKLNVTSRDPRNTDSYTSRSISEQNSKGEPSGKTRRSKKGMSHKTISKKSDLSSAPSWICDNQQVGLDSKLVGCDEQVNCENIEDSSGGLTQGNFAGQPHGHQVEENGVLSPPKVESSKSPDGGKSVNSFPNQGCFSQFIDGLDWMTQPSYYQDNNVIHSADASDNIFSSSADIPPTIIADTMETFQASCLSECLPNSIQEFISSPDLNSLTFLSPEMQNLEVQLQHDGSNLSSTSNSFVQMSFSEESGNLSGLHMESTHRSMNTTSCSQPLSTGCFDTGMYSKLPRLKESQILPLPEIHTNSIETSACSMDATEYSLDRSAKPMKPPVRTYTKVQKQGSVGRSIDVTGFRNYHELRSAIACMFGLQGKLEHPGSSEWKLVYVDYENDVLLVGDDPWEEFINCVRCIRILSPSEVQQMSENGMHVLNDCIQAA is encoded by the exons ATGGCGTCCTCACAGGAGAAGGCCAAGTCGGGTGTTCTGAGaaacgccgccgcgctgctcgacGAAATGCAGCTCCTGGGAGAAGCGCAGG GCGCCAAGAAGGTGATCAATTCCGAGCTCTGGCACGCTTGTGCCGGGCCGCTCGTGTGCTTGCCTCAGCGAGGGAGCCTCGTGTACTACTTCCCCCAGGGGCACAGTGAACAG GTTGCTGCTACAACCAGAAAGATTCCAAATTCTCGCATTCCAAAGTACCCAAACCTGCCATCTCAGTTGCTGTGTCAAGTTCACAACACCACCTTGCAT GCTGACAAAGATACTGATGAAGTCTATGCACAAATGACCCTTCAGCCAGTAAACTCT GAAACGGATGTATTTCCTATTCCAACTCTTGGTACTTATACCAAAAGCAAGCATCCCACTGAATATTTCTGCAAGAATTTAACAGCAAGTGATACAAGTACACATGGTGGTTTCTCAGTGCCAAGAAGGGCTGCAGAGAAGTTGTTCCCACAACTG GATTACTCAATGCAACCTCCTAACCAGGAACTTATCGTTCGAGATTTGCATGATAACATGTGGACATTCCGTCACATTTATCGTG GACAGCCAAAGCGACATCTTCTAACAACTGGATGGAGTCTATTTGTTGGGGCAAAACGTCTTAAGGCAGGGGACTCTGTCTTATTTATCAG GGATGAGAAGTCACAACTTCTTTTGGGTGTTAGGCGGGCCACGCGACAACAAACAACATTGTCATCTTCTGTTCTATCTACTGATAGCATGCATATAGGTGTTCTTGCTGCAGCAGCTCATGCAGCATCAAGTGGTAATTCATTTACTATATACTATAATCCAAg GACAAGCCCTTCGCCATTTGTCATTCCTGTTGCAAGGTACAACAAGGCAACATATATGCAACCATCAGTTGGAATGAGATTTGCAATGATGTTTGAGACAGAGGAGTCAAGCAAGCGCAG ATACACAGGTACAATTGTGGGAATTAGTGACTATGATCCCATGAGATGGCCCAGTTCTAAATGGCGCAACTTACAG GTTGAATGGGATGAACATGGGTATGGAGAAAGACCTGAACGTGTGAGCATATGGGATATTGAAACTCCAGAAAACACTCTTGTGTTCCCTTCGTCAACCTTGAATTCGAAGCGCCAATGTCTTCCTGGTTATGGAG TGCCTGGGATGGAAATTGGATCAGGAAATATATCATCGTTTCAAAGGGCCCAGAGTAATCCCTATGGTAATTTGCAGCACATTCCTGCTGTTGGGTCAGAATTGGCTATCATGCTTCTCAACCAATCTGGTCAAAACCTTGGGAGCCCCCTTAGTTATCAGCAGTCCTCATATTCTACTATTATTCAAAATGTCAAGCAAAGCTATATCCCTCCTTTGGAAATTAGTAATTCAGCTTCTTCGATGAAGCAAGGAAGCATGGCTTCAGATGATGCACAGCACCAGTTCCATATGGCTAATATGCAGAATGGTGATCTTGAAAATTCTGAAGTCCAGCCTGTCATTGATTCGATTTCTGAGTCAAAGTTGAATGTTACATCAAGAGATCCAAGAAACACAGATTCATACACAAGTCGAAGTATTTCGGAGCAAAACAGTAAGGGTGAGCCTAGTGGCAAGACTCGTAGGAGTAAAAAGGGAATGTCTCACAAAACCATTTCAAAGAAATCTGACCTTTCTTCAGCACCTTCATGGATCTGTGACAATCAGCAGGTTGGTTTAGATTCAAAACTGGTTGGTTGTGATGAACAAGTAAATTGTGAAAATATCGAAGATTCGTCTGGTGGACTTACTCAAGGTAATTTTGCTGGACAGCCACATGGTCATCAGGTTGAAGAAAACGGAGTGCTGTCACCACCAAAGGTAGAATCATCAAAATCACCTGATGGAGGGAAGTCTGTCAATTCATTTCCAAACCAAGGGTGTTTTTCACAGTTCATTGATGGTCTCGATTGGATGACTCAGCCTTCCTATTACCAAGACAACAATGTAATTCATTCAGCTGATGCgtcagataatatttttagttcatctgCAGATATACCTCCCACGATAATTGCTGACACTATGGAGACTTTTCAGGCCTCATGTCTTTCTGAGTGCCTTCCTAATTCCATACAAGAATTCATCTCCAGCCCAGATCTGAATTCACTGACATTTCTTTCACCTGAGATGCAAAATTTGGAGGTCCAACTCCAACATGATGGAAGCAACTTGTCAAGTACGTCCAACTCGTTTGTACAAATGAGCTTCTCTGAAGAGAGTGGAAACTTAAGTGGACTTCACATGGAATCTACACACAGAAGCATGAACACCACTTCATGCTCTCAACCACTGTCTACTGGGTGCTTTGACACTGGGATGTACTCAAAGTTACCACGTTTAAAAGAATCCCAAATCTTGCCTTTGCCAGAGATTCATACCAATTCCATTGAAACATCAGCCTGCAGTATGGATGCAACCGAGTACAGCCTTGATCGAAGTGCAAAGCCGATGAAACCACCAGTGCGGACATATACAAAG GTTCAAAAGCAAGGATCAGTTGGAAGATCTATCGATGTAACTGGGTTTAGAAATTACCATGAGTTGAGATCTGccattgcatgcatgtttggaCTCCAGGGGAAACTTGAGCATCCTGGCAGTTCAGAGTGGAAGCTTGTATATGTCGACTACGAAAATGATGTTCTTCTTGTTGGAGATGATCCATGGGA GGAATTCATCAACTGTGTCCGATGCATCCGAATTTTGTCACCTTCAGAAGTACAACAGATGAGCGAGAACGGCATGCATGTCTTGAACGATTGCATCCAAGCAGCTTAG
- the LOC102721361 gene encoding peptidyl-prolyl cis-trans isomerase Pin1-like, with translation MSFKLATRKIPYYCSTGSGLGLYRLQSASSEKRKENQKRGSHSTRANPLCSLSSRSLDAKIGTETPAADGDAARKRPSTGDAPAPAPADKRRRPDPPSSGSRDRHGHGRPSTAGGGEKLRASHILIKHEGSRRKASWRDPQGVAISATTRDDAADLARALREKIVAGERKFEDVATEESDCNSAKRGGDLGPFERGKMQKAFEKAVLALKVGEISDVVDTDSGVHIILRTA, from the exons ATGTCGTTTAAGCTGGCGACCCGGAAG ATCCCGTATTACTGCAgtaccggctccggcctcggGCTATATAGACTACAGAGTGCGAGCagcgaaaaaagaaaagaaaaccaaaaaagagGCTCACACTCGACTCGGGCGAACCCTCTCTGCTCCTTGTCGAGTCGCAGCCTGGACGCCAAGATAGGGACCGAAACCCCCGCCGCCGATGGCGACGCCGCCCGCAAGCGGCCCAGCACCGGCGACGCGCCCGCCCCAGCCCCCGCCGacaagcgccgccgcccggacCCCCCGTCGTCCGGCTCCCGCGaccgccacggccacggccggCCGTccacggcgggcggcggggagaAGCTGCGGGCCTCGCACATCCTGATCAAGCACGAGGGCTCCCGCCGCAAGGCCTCGTGGCGTGACCCCCAGGGCGTCGCCATCTCCGCCACCACccgcgacgacgccgccgacctcgcccgcgccctccGCGAGAAGATCGTCGCCGGGGAGCGCAAGTTCGAGGACGTCGCCACCGAGGAGTCCGATTGCAACTCCGCCAAGCGCGGGGGCGACCTAG GTCCATTTGAAAGGGGCAAGATGCAGAAGGCTTTTGAGAAGGCAGTTCTTGCTCTGAAAGTAGGGGAGATAAGTGATGTTGTTGATACAGACAGCGGCGTGCATATCATACTGAGGACTGCCTGA